The genome window AAGGCATGGCAACCATGAAGGCAAATTCAGAAACCTGGCCCAGCGTTTGGATCCCGGCAGCGCGTTTAACACCTACCTCGTTTAAAAACGGGTTAGTAAAATTATAGTAAAAGGCTAATGGGATACAAATAGCCACAGATGCAAGGAAAAATACCAAATAAGATTTATTTTTCAGCAAGCCAATAGAGTCCAACCCGATGATATCGCCAAGAGAAGTTTTTTGACCTTTTTTTACCGGAGGGGTGTCAGGCAAAGTAAAACTTAGTAAGCCTAACGCTACAGAGGCGATAGCCGCCATTTTAAAGGTTAAAACAAGCGTTCCGCTTTGCTCCCAGCCCAGCCAACCTATAATTACACCGGCAACGATCCAACCCAATGTACCAAAAACCCTGATCCACGGAAACTCCTTGCTTGGGTTTTGCATTTGCTTAAATGAAACAGAGTTAACCAATGCAAGTGTTGGCATATAAATTACCATGTAAGCCAATATGCCCGGGTAAAAACCATCGAATGATGGCACAGTTGTTTCGTACCATAGCAAAGCTGCACCCATCAGGTGCAAAACGCCCAGTATTTTCTGCGCCGAAAAATATTTGTCAGCAATAAGCCCGATGATGAACGGTGCGATTATAGCGCCTAAGGCCTGCGTAGCATAAGCACCGGCGTTTTGTGTGCCCGTTGCACTTAACGTTTTTGTTAGGTAAGTGCCCATAGTAACAAACCATGCCCCCCAGATAAAAAATTCCAGGAACATCATTGTAGATAACTTGATTCTGATCGTAGTGGTCATGGTTTGTTTTTGCTTAGCAATTTAATTTTTTAGGAACTTATTTTTTTAGGGATAAAATGTATTTAACGATGGTTTTGGCGTCGTTAAGCGCAAGACTAGGGTGCGGTGTCATAGGGATATCGCCCCAGTTACCTTTGCCACCTTTAATTACTTTGTCGGCCAGCATGTTGATGTTGTTATCAGTTGGCGGATATTTAGCTGCAATATCTTTAAAAGCAGGGCCAACTATTTTAACATCTTCTTTATGGCAGGTAGCGCAATCAGCCGCTGCAATTAACTTAAGTGCCGGTGCTGCGTCACCCGCGTTTTTACTTGCGCCGGTATTGTTAGCGCTTGTATCCGCA of Mucilaginibacter xinganensis contains these proteins:
- a CDS encoding c-type cytochrome, whose protein sequence is MKKVFAILFICAVITACGGKTKSGDGTDSSATTTADQSAKAQQPNADTSANNTGASKNAGDAAPALKLIAAADCATCHKEDVKIVGPAFKDIAAKYPPTDNNINMLADKVIKGGKGNWGDIPMTPHPSLALNDAKTIVKYILSLKK
- a CDS encoding nucleoside permease encodes the protein MTTTIRIKLSTMMFLEFFIWGAWFVTMGTYLTKTLSATGTQNAGAYATQALGAIIAPFIIGLIADKYFSAQKILGVLHLMGAALLWYETTVPSFDGFYPGILAYMVIYMPTLALVNSVSFKQMQNPSKEFPWIRVFGTLGWIVAGVIIGWLGWEQSGTLVLTFKMAAIASVALGLLSFTLPDTPPVKKGQKTSLGDIIGLDSIGLLKNKSYLVFFLASVAICIPLAFYYNFTNPFLNEVGVKRAAGIQTLGQVSEFAFMVAMPFFFVRLGVKKMLAMGMLAWALRYVFFAYGNAEHNYWMLIAGIVIHGVCYDFFFVTGQIYTDNLAGDRFKSAAQGFITLATYGVGMLIGFYLSGPIVDHWQTSATTHNWQTIWLIPGSIAAAVLLLFLIFFRDNNQLQTKPGLDIEEPSAQTEI